The following are from one region of the Sandaracinus amylolyticus genome:
- a CDS encoding AtpZ/AtpI family protein yields the protein MLGPEQRKQLKTAGRVGSVGLELVIATMLGYFGGTWLDGKFGTSPILTYVGLALGIFAGFKGLYDLAKRTNLDEL from the coding sequence TTGTTGGGACCCGAGCAGCGCAAGCAGCTGAAGACGGCGGGCCGTGTCGGCTCCGTCGGGCTCGAGCTCGTGATCGCCACGATGCTCGGGTACTTCGGAGGCACCTGGCTCGACGGAAAGTTCGGAACCAGCCCCATTCTCACCTACGTCGGATTGGCCCTCGGCATCTTCGCCGGCTTCAAGGGCCTCTACGACCTCGCGAAGAGAACCAACCTCGACGAGCTCTGA
- the atpB gene encoding F0F1 ATP synthase subunit A yields MPHGESWFTLAFRGTTLWDNVVNLVMVINNLMTGESDSILANETGHVGHVFGALFILLLIAVIAFLASTKVKDTKSAIVPEDRLTVRTFVELFVGAAYSMMSDIMGPKPARYFLPLIGTCAFFILFSNVLGLVPGFTPPTDNLNTTLAMALVIFLATHVYGIKENGFNHVKHLFGPIVAWYALPLMLLMFCIEVISHIARPISLSIRLMANMVADHLVVGAFLTVFAFLVPVPVMVLGTLVCIVQTLVFCILSTVYIGLAIQHDEGHH; encoded by the coding sequence ATGCCGCACGGCGAGTCGTGGTTCACGCTGGCGTTCCGAGGGACGACGCTCTGGGACAACGTCGTCAACCTCGTCATGGTCATCAACAACCTGATGACCGGCGAGAGTGACTCGATCCTCGCGAACGAGACCGGTCACGTCGGTCACGTGTTCGGCGCGCTGTTCATCCTCCTCCTCATCGCGGTGATCGCGTTCCTCGCGAGCACGAAGGTGAAGGACACCAAGAGCGCGATCGTCCCCGAGGATCGCCTCACGGTCCGCACGTTCGTCGAGCTCTTCGTGGGCGCGGCCTACTCGATGATGTCGGACATCATGGGGCCGAAGCCGGCGCGCTACTTCCTGCCGCTGATCGGCACCTGCGCGTTCTTCATCCTCTTCTCGAACGTGCTCGGTCTCGTCCCCGGCTTCACGCCGCCGACGGACAACCTGAACACGACGCTCGCGATGGCGCTCGTCATCTTCCTCGCGACGCACGTCTACGGCATCAAGGAGAACGGCTTCAACCACGTGAAGCACCTCTTCGGGCCGATCGTCGCGTGGTACGCGCTGCCGCTGATGCTCCTGATGTTCTGCATCGAGGTCATCAGCCACATCGCGCGCCCCATCTCGCTCTCGATTCGTCTGATGGCGAACATGGTCGCCGACCACCTCGTCGTCGGCGCGTTCCTCACCGTGTTCGCGTTCCTCGTTCCCGTGCCCGTCATGGTGCTCGGAACGCTCGTCTGCATCGTGCAGACGCTGGTGTTCTGCATCCTCTCGACGGTCTACATCGGCCTCGCGATCCAGCACGACGAAGGCCACCACTGA
- a CDS encoding ATP synthase F0 subunit C, which yields MKKNLLGLTTFLSILAITSTAFAQDAGTNQYDVQMWKAIAAGFAISIAALGGALGQGRAAAAALEGIARNPNASGKLFVPMILGLALIESLVIYALLIAGGFIGPLGG from the coding sequence ATGAAGAAGAATCTGCTCGGTCTCACCACGTTCCTGTCCATCCTCGCGATCACCTCGACGGCGTTCGCTCAGGACGCGGGGACCAACCAGTACGACGTCCAGATGTGGAAGGCGATCGCGGCCGGCTTCGCGATCTCGATCGCGGCGCTCGGCGGCGCGCTCGGCCAGGGCCGCGCGGCGGCGGCGGCGCTCGAGGGCATCGCGCGCAACCCGAACGCGTCGGGCAAGCTGTTCGTCCCGATGATCCTCGGCCTCGCCCTCATCGAGTCGCTCGTGATCTACGCCCTCCTCATCGCGGGCGGCTTCATCGGGCCGCTCGGCGGGTGA
- a CDS encoding PilZ domain-containing protein: MPEQRRQRRYDLRRRLWCEGDRYTVALQTVNASEGGVQLRTSIPPPPGTKLRISLDEPGRGRVVIDAEVVWAQAGRGRGAMGLRFVQFCEGRDVWTGLLHELDGAPKTAE, encoded by the coding sequence ATGCCCGAACAACGTCGCCAGCGTCGCTACGACCTCCGTCGCCGTCTATGGTGCGAGGGGGACCGCTATACCGTCGCGCTCCAGACGGTGAACGCGAGCGAGGGAGGCGTGCAGCTGCGGACGTCGATCCCGCCGCCCCCGGGGACGAAGCTGCGCATCTCGCTCGACGAGCCGGGGCGCGGGCGGGTGGTGATCGACGCCGAGGTCGTGTGGGCCCAGGCGGGTCGCGGTCGCGGCGCGATGGGCCTGCGTTTCGTGCAGTTCTGCGAGGGCCGGGACGTGTGGACCGGGCTGCTCCACGAGCTCGACGGCGCGCCGAAGACGGCCGAGTAG
- a CDS encoding cytochrome c maturation protein CcmE codes for MDARDETEDLLERAKAGDDAPAAVSPRGDVGGETRSPAWVRIVALAAVFAVGAGAVGWLLSGEDTFVYSETIEEVVAEPSEHLGRTLRVEGALTNGSVQFREEPCEWRFVLESGERRMPVEFPQCVVPDTFRDGMGISVTVEGRLREDGSFLASQVIPKCPSRYEMDQRQQAGEAMPHAAPPETSSVGMPRPPS; via the coding sequence ATGGACGCCCGCGACGAGACCGAAGACCTGCTCGAGCGTGCGAAGGCCGGCGACGATGCGCCCGCGGCGGTGTCTCCGCGCGGCGACGTCGGTGGCGAGACGCGCTCCCCCGCTTGGGTTCGCATCGTGGCGCTCGCCGCGGTGTTCGCAGTGGGAGCCGGGGCGGTCGGTTGGCTGCTGAGCGGCGAGGACACGTTCGTGTACTCGGAGACGATCGAAGAGGTCGTGGCCGAGCCGAGCGAGCACCTGGGTCGCACGCTGCGCGTCGAGGGCGCGCTGACGAACGGCTCGGTGCAGTTCCGCGAGGAGCCCTGCGAGTGGCGCTTCGTGCTCGAGAGCGGTGAGCGCCGGATGCCGGTCGAGTTCCCGCAGTGCGTCGTGCCGGACACCTTCCGCGACGGCATGGGGATCTCGGTGACGGTCGAGGGGCGCCTCCGCGAGGACGGCTCGTTCCTCGCGAGCCAGGTGATCCCGAAGTGCCCGTCGCGCTACGAGATGGACCAGCGGCAGCAGGCCGGCGAGGCGATGCCGCACGCGGCGCCGCCGGAGACGTCGTCGGTCGGAATGCCGCGGCCGCCCTCGTGA
- the pyrR gene encoding bifunctional pyr operon transcriptional regulator/uracil phosphoribosyltransferase PyrR produces the protein MQPGETVMDAESIARTVRRLAHEIVEHAGGTERLALVGVRRGGVPIAERLARAIEEAEKQVVPVGSVEIALYRDDAATALPDPKIGPSRIDFDVTGREVVLVDDVMQTGRTIRAAIDCLLDYGRPRRVWLAVLLDRGGRELPIAPDFVGRVVQVPGGARLEVKLDDVGFERAICVRSATT, from the coding sequence ATGCAGCCGGGCGAGACCGTCATGGACGCGGAGTCGATCGCGCGGACGGTGCGTCGGCTCGCGCACGAGATCGTCGAGCATGCCGGTGGGACCGAGCGGCTCGCGCTGGTCGGCGTGCGGCGAGGCGGCGTGCCGATCGCGGAGCGCCTCGCGCGTGCGATCGAAGAGGCCGAGAAGCAGGTGGTGCCGGTGGGCAGCGTCGAGATCGCGCTCTATCGCGACGACGCGGCGACCGCGCTGCCCGATCCGAAGATCGGTCCGAGCCGGATCGACTTCGACGTGACCGGGCGCGAGGTCGTGCTGGTCGACGACGTGATGCAGACCGGCCGCACGATCCGCGCGGCGATCGACTGTCTGCTCGACTACGGCAGGCCGCGCCGGGTGTGGCTCGCGGTGCTGCTCGATCGTGGTGGGCGCGAGCTTCCGATCGCGCCCGACTTCGTGGGCCGCGTGGTCCAGGTGCCCGGTGGTGCGCGGCTCGAGGTGAAGCTCGACGACGTCGGGTTCGAGCGTGCGATCTGCGTGAGGAGCGCGACGACGTGA
- a CDS encoding aspartate carbamoyltransferase catalytic subunit, with amino-acid sequence MTRPFRHTHLLGIEGLEASDVAQILDAAEVFYEVSRRPVRKVPTLRGKSVINLFFEASTRTRTSFELAGKRLSADVVNISTSTSSVTKGETLLDTVQTLQAMHPDVVVIRHSASGAPHYVSERVGCSIVNAGDGAHEHPTQALLDAFTIRRAKGTLSKLVVTICGDVAHSRVARSNAILLRLFGTEVRVVGPRTLMPSEVESLGVKVFDRLEPALEGADVVMVLRIQRERLEGALLPSMREYSRTFGISPRTLGYAKPDAIIMHPGPMNRGVEIAPEVADHARSAILDQVEAGVAVRMAVLYLLAGEAGAGPGTQG; translated from the coding sequence GTGACGAGGCCGTTCAGGCACACGCATCTGCTCGGGATCGAGGGGCTCGAGGCGAGCGACGTCGCGCAGATCCTCGACGCCGCCGAGGTGTTCTACGAGGTCTCGCGACGTCCGGTGCGCAAGGTGCCGACGCTGCGCGGCAAGAGCGTGATCAACCTCTTCTTCGAGGCGAGCACGCGGACGCGCACCAGCTTCGAGCTCGCGGGGAAGCGGCTCAGCGCGGACGTCGTGAACATCTCGACGTCGACGTCGAGCGTCACGAAGGGCGAGACGCTGCTCGACACGGTGCAGACGCTGCAGGCGATGCACCCCGACGTCGTCGTGATCCGGCACTCCGCGTCGGGCGCGCCGCACTACGTGAGCGAGCGCGTGGGGTGCAGCATCGTCAACGCGGGCGACGGCGCGCACGAGCACCCGACGCAGGCGCTGCTCGACGCGTTCACGATCCGCCGCGCGAAGGGCACGCTCTCGAAGCTCGTGGTGACGATCTGCGGCGACGTCGCGCACTCGCGCGTCGCGCGCAGCAACGCGATCCTGCTGCGGCTCTTCGGGACCGAGGTGCGCGTGGTCGGACCGCGCACGCTGATGCCCAGCGAGGTCGAATCGTTGGGGGTCAAAGTATTCGATCGGCTCGAGCCCGCGCTCGAAGGCGCCGACGTCGTGATGGTGCTGCGCATCCAGCGCGAGCGGCTCGAGGGCGCGCTCCTGCCGAGCATGCGCGAGTACAGCCGCACGTTCGGCATCTCGCCGCGCACGCTGGGCTACGCGAAGCCCGACGCGATCATCATGCACCCCGGGCCGATGAACCGCGGCGTGGAGATCGCGCCCGAGGTCGCGGATCACGCGCGCAGCGCGATCCTCGATCAGGTCGAGGCGGGCGTCGCGGTGCGCATGGCGGTGCTCTACCTGCTCGCGGGTGAAGCGGGCGCCGGGCCGGGCACGCAGGGGTGA
- a CDS encoding exo-beta-N-acetylmuramidase NamZ domain-containing protein: protein MTRTGLERVARGEVTSLRGRRVGLVAHPASVTSSFEHASSVLARAGAQIVAYFGPEHGFGGEAQDMIGVGDARAPDGAPIHTLYGDSFASLSPTPAQLADIDALVIDLQDVGSRYYTFVWTAALCLEAASALGITTVILDRPNRLGGVVMEGAPQRDGYRSFVGLHDVPVRHAMTIGEIVTMVATSRGIAREALEIVTMEGWDATRGWDLPWVLPSPNMPTLDTARVYPGGCLIEGTNLSEGRGTTRPFEIFGAPFVDGRALARDVVIEGATLRPLTFSPTFHKHAKTVCGGVQVHVIDEARFAPYAAYVRMLAAIARAHRADFAWRTERYEFVDHVPAIDLLCGGPEVREAIDAGADVDAILDAERDAVARFGEERRAWLLYPR from the coding sequence GTGACGCGCACCGGGCTGGAGCGCGTCGCGCGCGGAGAGGTGACGTCGCTGCGCGGGCGGCGCGTCGGGCTCGTCGCGCATCCGGCGAGCGTGACCTCGTCCTTCGAGCACGCGTCGAGCGTGCTGGCGCGGGCGGGCGCGCAGATCGTCGCGTACTTCGGGCCCGAGCACGGCTTCGGCGGCGAGGCGCAGGACATGATCGGCGTGGGCGATGCGCGCGCCCCCGATGGTGCGCCGATCCACACGCTCTACGGCGACAGCTTCGCGTCGCTCTCGCCGACGCCCGCGCAGCTCGCGGACATCGACGCGCTCGTGATCGATCTGCAGGACGTCGGCAGTCGCTACTACACCTTCGTGTGGACCGCGGCGCTGTGCCTCGAGGCGGCGAGCGCGCTCGGGATCACCACCGTGATCCTCGATCGGCCGAACCGGCTCGGCGGCGTGGTGATGGAGGGCGCGCCGCAGCGCGACGGATATCGCTCGTTCGTGGGGCTGCACGACGTGCCGGTGCGGCACGCGATGACGATCGGCGAGATCGTCACGATGGTCGCGACGTCGCGCGGGATCGCGCGCGAGGCGCTCGAGATCGTGACGATGGAGGGCTGGGACGCGACGCGCGGGTGGGACCTGCCGTGGGTGCTGCCCTCGCCGAACATGCCGACGCTCGACACCGCGCGCGTGTATCCCGGTGGCTGTCTGATCGAGGGCACCAACTTGAGCGAGGGGCGCGGGACCACGCGGCCCTTCGAGATCTTCGGCGCGCCCTTCGTCGACGGACGCGCGCTGGCGCGCGACGTGGTGATCGAGGGCGCGACGCTGCGGCCGCTGACGTTCTCGCCGACGTTCCACAAGCACGCGAAGACGGTGTGCGGCGGCGTGCAGGTGCACGTGATCGACGAGGCGCGCTTCGCGCCGTACGCGGCGTACGTGCGGATGCTCGCAGCGATCGCGCGCGCCCATCGCGCCGACTTCGCGTGGCGCACCGAGCGCTACGAGTTCGTCGATCACGTCCCCGCGATCGATCTGCTGTGCGGTGGGCCCGAGGTGCGCGAGGCGATCGACGCGGGCGCGGACGTGGACGCGATCCTCGACGCGGAGCGCGATGCGGTGGCGCGCTTCGGCGAGGAGCGCCGCGCGTGGCTGCTGTACCCGAGGTGA
- a CDS encoding heparan-alpha-glucosaminide N-acetyltransferase domain-containing protein codes for MAAVPEVSKPARVQGIDVARGLASMLMVQGHAFDAWASPEARETTWYTIERVFLQTLALPAFLVLAGASLSLRVEAAARKGERADDVRRAVMSRALQIVAVGYALNAFSAIVDGSEGIVTWLRADVLHVIGLSLASLALAIRGERVRAEVVTRVAIGIAIVPIVICPWVTRWSRTVEGPIGWVLGLFADVPGITRMPWIPLASWAAIGFLVARLMIARNREARSAAGAPTSFVIAMGAIAGVVVVVGTWAQRAIVDALGGPLDRAHVAVIANAVQLVARGVLVLAIGALIAPRLPERVRWLFVVMGQGSLWAYAFHVPLCYGRFAEVTGLREGLSLGACALAATLLVVASWGAAALKRVKDRRWANS; via the coding sequence GTGGCTGCTGTACCCGAGGTGAGCAAGCCCGCGCGCGTGCAGGGCATCGACGTCGCTCGTGGGCTCGCGTCGATGCTCATGGTGCAGGGGCACGCGTTCGACGCGTGGGCGTCGCCCGAGGCGCGCGAGACGACGTGGTACACGATCGAGCGCGTCTTCCTGCAGACGCTCGCGCTGCCCGCGTTCCTCGTGCTCGCGGGCGCGTCGCTCTCGCTGAGGGTCGAGGCCGCGGCGCGCAAGGGCGAGCGCGCCGACGACGTGCGACGCGCGGTGATGTCGCGCGCGCTGCAGATCGTCGCGGTGGGCTACGCGCTCAACGCGTTCTCCGCGATCGTCGACGGCTCGGAAGGGATCGTCACGTGGCTGCGCGCCGACGTGCTCCACGTCATCGGGCTCTCGCTCGCGTCGCTCGCGCTGGCGATCCGCGGTGAGCGCGTTCGCGCGGAGGTGGTGACGCGGGTTGCGATCGGGATCGCGATCGTGCCGATCGTGATCTGCCCCTGGGTGACGCGGTGGTCACGCACCGTGGAAGGGCCGATCGGCTGGGTGCTCGGGCTCTTCGCCGACGTGCCGGGGATCACGCGGATGCCGTGGATCCCGCTCGCGTCGTGGGCGGCGATCGGGTTCCTGGTCGCGCGGCTCATGATCGCGCGCAACCGCGAGGCACGCAGCGCAGCGGGCGCGCCGACGTCGTTCGTGATCGCGATGGGCGCGATCGCAGGCGTGGTCGTCGTCGTGGGCACGTGGGCGCAGCGCGCGATCGTCGATGCGCTCGGTGGGCCGCTCGATCGTGCGCACGTCGCGGTGATCGCGAACGCGGTGCAGCTCGTCGCGCGCGGTGTGCTCGTGCTCGCGATCGGTGCGCTGATCGCGCCGCGCTTGCCGGAGCGTGTGCGGTGGCTTTTCGTGGTGATGGGGCAGGGCTCGCTGTGGGCGTACGCCTTCCATGTGCCGCTCTGCTACGGGCGCTTCGCCGAGGTCACGGGCTTGCGCGAAGGGCTCTCGCTCGGTGCGTGCGCGCTCGCGGCGACGCTCTTGGTGGTCGCGAGCTGGGGCGCCGCCGCGCTCAAGCGCGTGAAGGATCGGCGGTGGGCGAATTCGTGA
- a CDS encoding response regulator, which produces MSKVKIMIVDDSPLIIDVVGTVLRGAGYEVVTRSVAVGASAAILRERPALVLIDVSMPLVTGTEISQSLRGSRSSHESVIVLHSDRPAEQLDALVKECGADGYVRKTGNPRELLAEVSRWLAYGARKARGRGAGVFVAASIATQALVREVIGTRATVQATDSGTEALRVLYARDALRSVVIGSALRDLSASTLWRKALEVDPRLRGRMVVIDEGGRDERVWPADVVWWTRADRPDRLLEALALEGAEG; this is translated from the coding sequence ATGAGCAAGGTGAAGATCATGATCGTGGACGACAGTCCGCTGATCATCGACGTGGTGGGAACGGTCCTTCGCGGGGCCGGGTACGAGGTGGTCACGCGATCGGTCGCGGTGGGCGCGAGCGCCGCGATCCTACGAGAGCGACCGGCGTTGGTCCTGATCGACGTCTCGATGCCGCTCGTGACGGGCACCGAGATATCGCAGTCACTCCGCGGTAGTCGCTCGTCACACGAGAGCGTGATCGTGTTGCACTCGGACCGCCCGGCCGAGCAGCTCGACGCGCTGGTGAAGGAGTGCGGCGCCGACGGGTATGTCCGCAAGACCGGCAACCCGCGCGAGCTCCTCGCGGAGGTGTCGCGCTGGCTCGCGTACGGCGCGCGCAAAGCGCGGGGCCGCGGGGCGGGTGTGTTCGTCGCGGCGAGCATCGCGACCCAGGCGCTGGTGCGCGAGGTGATCGGCACGCGGGCGACGGTGCAGGCGACCGACTCCGGCACCGAGGCGCTGCGCGTGCTCTACGCGCGTGATGCGCTGCGCAGCGTCGTGATCGGGAGCGCGCTCCGCGATCTCAGCGCGTCGACGTTGTGGCGCAAGGCGCTCGAGGTCGATCCGCGGCTGCGCGGGCGCATGGTCGTGATCGACGAGGGCGGGCGCGACGAGCGCGTGTGGCCCGCCGACGTGGTGTGGTGGACGCGCGCGGATCGTCCGGATCGGCTGCTCGAGGCGCTCGCCCTCGAGGGCGCCGAGGGCTGA
- a CDS encoding chemotaxis protein CheW: MAQQVVRFRVASAQLAIAAEHVDEIVPCETPTIVPGVPAHVAGIVAVRGDAVPLLDLRIFLGLGDAVRSEDREPRVLVVRAAGYRVGLICDLVVGIRAIGDERFGPPASVQPPELREHARAQLDLGDSIAVVLDLERMLEAARA; encoded by the coding sequence GTGGCGCAGCAGGTGGTGCGCTTCCGAGTGGCGTCCGCGCAGCTCGCGATCGCGGCGGAGCACGTCGACGAGATCGTGCCCTGCGAGACGCCGACGATCGTGCCCGGCGTGCCGGCGCACGTCGCGGGGATCGTCGCGGTGCGCGGGGACGCAGTGCCGCTGCTCGATCTGCGGATCTTCCTCGGGCTCGGCGACGCGGTGAGGTCCGAGGATCGCGAGCCGCGCGTGCTCGTGGTGCGCGCCGCGGGATATCGCGTCGGGCTGATCTGCGATCTCGTCGTGGGCATCCGCGCGATCGGCGACGAGCGCTTCGGACCGCCCGCGAGCGTGCAGCCTCCGGAGCTGCGCGAGCACGCGCGGGCGCAGCTCGATCTGGGCGACTCGATCGCGGTGGTGCTCGACCTCGAGCGGATGCTGGAGGCGGCGCGTGCGTGA